In Erwinia sp. SLM-02, one genomic interval encodes:
- a CDS encoding DNA-binding protein, giving the protein MSDIVERFLVSRKTVYNAINSGRLKYQLDTINNRQVRVFNESDVLNAFPRGGAVTTTEEVQALKEEVAALKFALAELKKAMESMDPTGQYEMTTIKKTHE; this is encoded by the coding sequence GTGAGTGATATCGTTGAACGGTTTTTGGTCAGCCGAAAGACGGTATATAACGCTATCAATAGCGGCCGTTTAAAATATCAGCTTGATACGATAAATAACCGTCAGGTCAGGGTTTTTAACGAGTCTGATGTGCTCAATGCATTTCCCCGTGGTGGCGCCGTGACCACCACGGAGGAGGTGCAGGCGCTAAAAGAAGAGGTTGCCGCCCTGAAGTTCGCGCTGGCTGAATTAAAAAAAGCCATGGAGTCGATGGATCCGACGGGACAATATGAAATGACCACTATCAAGAAAACTCACGAATAG
- a CDS encoding DMT family transporter yields the protein MANVGFLWLALSICSEITGTSMIKKTYGFSKFAPSALVIVAYAVCYFALTRAMSTIPVGVAYSLWCGFGIVGVTLCSMILYKQRPDLPAIFAMLLIISGGVIMNAFSTM from the coding sequence ATGGCTAATGTGGGATTTTTATGGCTGGCATTATCGATTTGCTCCGAAATCACCGGAACATCCATGATTAAAAAAACCTATGGATTCAGTAAATTTGCCCCTTCCGCCCTGGTTATTGTGGCCTATGCCGTCTGCTATTTTGCTTTAACCCGAGCCATGAGTACGATTCCTGTCGGCGTCGCTTATTCACTCTGGTGTGGTTTTGGTATTGTTGGCGTTACGCTGTGCTCGATGATTTTATATAAACAACGACCTGACCTGCCGGCCATATTTGCCATGCTGCTGATTATTTCAGGCGGGGTTATTATGAATGCGTTTTCAACGATGTAA
- a CDS encoding UPF0149 family protein, with protein MQQGPLTEEQLEWLDDVLMKYSTEDSLVDASELDGMLTAIVSAPVQVPPGEWLPAIWGGEDQMPEWESEEEFRRFHDLLSQHMNDIVDRLSGYPEQFEPLFGINTVNDEDYTVVEEWCFGYMKGVDLGDWSSLSASQEPALLIIALHGREENVERLEKLTVEEYEISVEAIRPAAISLYTKHPLH; from the coding sequence ATGCAACAGGGCCCCCTGACGGAAGAGCAGCTGGAATGGCTGGACGATGTATTAATGAAATATTCGACGGAAGATTCGCTGGTCGATGCCTCCGAGCTGGACGGGATGCTGACGGCGATTGTTTCCGCGCCGGTACAGGTTCCACCCGGTGAATGGCTGCCGGCGATATGGGGCGGTGAAGACCAGATGCCTGAATGGGAGTCTGAAGAGGAATTCCGTCGTTTTCACGATCTGCTTTCCCAGCATATGAATGACATCGTCGACCGCCTGAGCGGCTATCCGGAGCAGTTCGAACCGCTGTTCGGTATCAATACCGTCAACGACGAAGACTACACCGTGGTAGAAGAGTGGTGCTTTGGCTACATGAAAGGTGTCGATCTGGGCGACTGGTCTTCGCTTTCTGCCTCACAGGAGCCTGCCCTGCTGATTATCGCGCTGCATGGCCGTGAAGAAAACGTTGAACGCCTGGAGAAACTCACCGTTGAAGAGTATGAAATCAGCGTTGAAGCTATCCGCCCCGCCGCGATAAGCCTTTATACGAAGCATCCTCTGCACTGA
- a CDS encoding PTS sugar transporter subunit IIA: MMFSENRVLVSMPGESRESLLQRMARALFDEGFVKDDFSHSVILREAEYPTGIDMETHSIAIPHAEFEHVIRTGFTITLNHGMVEFHRTDEPEQVIVPTIIVMMAIAPDREKVTLIQSLFQFLGDEETVKKLVRLSSAEVARFFTQAMHTEGEI, from the coding sequence ATGATGTTTAGTGAAAACCGGGTGCTGGTCAGCATGCCGGGTGAAAGCCGCGAGTCTCTTTTGCAACGCATGGCCCGTGCCCTGTTCGATGAGGGATTTGTTAAGGACGATTTTAGCCACAGCGTTATCCTTCGTGAGGCTGAATATCCCACGGGAATTGACATGGAAACCCACAGTATTGCGATTCCACACGCGGAGTTTGAACATGTCATTCGCACTGGTTTTACAATAACGCTTAATCATGGCATGGTGGAATTCCACCGAACAGACGAGCCTGAACAGGTTATTGTACCGACAATCATTGTGATGATGGCGATTGCACCTGACAGAGAAAAAGTGACGTTGATACAATCGCTTTTTCAGTTTCTCGGCGATGAAGAGACGGTCAAAAAGTTAGTGCGGCTCTCTTCGGCAGAAGTTGCCAGGTTTTTTACGCAGGCGATGCATACAGAGGGCGAAATTTAA